In a single window of the Halobaculum lipolyticum genome:
- a CDS encoding YihY/virulence factor BrkB family protein, translated as MDRRRAVSLARAVVHEIRTEKLTFLAGSVAYHAFVSLLPLLVLVVLVLTTVGGEGLEAAFESLVAAALTPDAGRELLAELERASASTTLSVLGIGVLVWGALRVFRGLDTAFSDIYETEAENTFLDQLSDGLLVLVAFGAAVVAGAALEGALGGGPGGPAAWLLGRVALALAVSAALFPMYYVFPDTDVTVVEVLPGTVFAGTALAAAEASFRVYVSWSSARPDRSVVAAILVFLTWLYVSGLVILVGAALNAVLSNRSADVSIVPVFGRRPDPTERPDGDAVVGDLTRLRALLADTDGDADAGGAVTITVGDESVTLPAPERAAVDTASASGDGGVGVSLRWFPVDDGDDGDPDADPSGTGSD; from the coding sequence ATGGACCGACGCCGCGCCGTCTCGCTCGCCCGCGCCGTCGTACACGAGATCAGGACCGAGAAGCTCACCTTCCTCGCCGGCAGCGTCGCGTACCACGCGTTCGTCTCGCTGCTCCCGCTCCTCGTGTTGGTCGTCCTCGTGTTGACGACGGTCGGGGGCGAAGGGCTGGAGGCGGCGTTCGAGTCGCTCGTCGCGGCCGCGTTGACGCCCGACGCCGGCCGGGAACTGCTCGCGGAGTTGGAGCGTGCGAGCGCCTCCACCACGCTGTCGGTGCTCGGGATCGGCGTGCTCGTGTGGGGGGCGCTGCGCGTGTTCCGGGGGTTGGACACCGCCTTCTCCGACATCTACGAGACGGAGGCGGAGAACACCTTCCTCGATCAGCTCTCCGACGGGCTGCTCGTCCTCGTCGCCTTCGGCGCGGCCGTCGTCGCCGGGGCCGCCCTCGAGGGCGCGCTCGGCGGCGGTCCCGGCGGTCCGGCGGCGTGGCTCCTCGGGCGCGTCGCCCTCGCGCTCGCGGTGTCGGCGGCGCTGTTCCCGATGTACTACGTGTTCCCCGACACCGACGTCACGGTCGTCGAGGTCCTCCCCGGCACCGTCTTCGCGGGGACGGCGCTGGCCGCGGCGGAGGCGTCGTTCCGGGTGTACGTCTCCTGGAGCAGCGCCCGGCCCGACCGGAGCGTCGTCGCCGCGATCCTCGTGTTCCTCACGTGGCTGTACGTCTCCGGCCTCGTGATCCTCGTCGGCGCCGCCCTCAACGCCGTCCTCTCGAACCGCTCGGCGGACGTGTCGATCGTGCCGGTGTTCGGCCGTCGACCAGACCCGACGGAGCGTCCCGACGGGGACGCGGTCGTGGGCGACCTGACGCGATTGCGGGCGCTGCTCGCGGACACCGACGGCGACGCTGACGCGGGCGGGGCGGTGACGATCACCGTCGGCGACGAGTCGGTCACGCTCCCGGCGCCCGAACGCGCCGCCGTCGACACGGCGTCGGCGTCGGGCGACGGCGGCGTGGGCGTCTCGCTGCGCTGGTTCCCGGTCGACGACGGGGACGACGGGGACCCCGACGCCGACCCGAGCGGAACGGGAAGCGACTAA
- the pyrF gene encoding orotidine-5'-phosphate decarboxylase: MPEFNAFFERLRERIASNDTVVSVGLDADVDRIPEHLLDEDLPRWAFNRRIIDRTHEYAACYKPNAAFYEDADGWRSLRETVAYAHGKDVPVLLDAKRGDIGNTARKYAELLEHVDAITANPYMGRDSLEPFLSNGDKGVFVLCRTSNPGGADLQDLELASGEPLYRRVAALADTWNGRGNVGLVVGATVPEELETLREEVPDLPFLVPGVGAQGGDAEAAVEYGLADGVGLVNSSRGIIFAGEDAGEDFAKASGQAAKRLRDRLNRHRE, from the coding sequence ATGCCCGAGTTCAACGCCTTCTTCGAGCGCCTCCGCGAGCGGATCGCGTCGAACGACACGGTGGTGTCGGTCGGTCTCGACGCCGACGTCGACCGGATCCCGGAGCACCTCCTCGACGAGGACCTCCCCCGGTGGGCGTTCAACCGTCGGATCATCGACCGGACCCACGAGTACGCCGCCTGCTACAAGCCGAACGCCGCCTTCTACGAGGACGCCGACGGTTGGCGCAGCCTCCGCGAGACGGTCGCGTACGCCCACGGGAAGGACGTGCCCGTCCTCCTCGACGCCAAGCGCGGCGACATCGGCAACACCGCGCGCAAGTACGCCGAGCTGCTGGAACACGTCGACGCCATCACGGCGAACCCGTACATGGGGCGCGACTCGCTGGAGCCGTTCCTCTCGAACGGCGACAAGGGCGTGTTCGTCCTCTGTCGCACCTCCAACCCCGGCGGCGCGGACCTGCAGGACCTGGAACTCGCGTCGGGGGAGCCGCTGTACCGCCGCGTCGCCGCGCTGGCGGACACGTGGAACGGCCGCGGCAACGTCGGGCTGGTCGTGGGCGCGACCGTCCCCGAGGAGTTGGAGACGCTGCGCGAGGAGGTGCCCGACCTCCCGTTCCTCGTCCCCGGCGTCGGCGCGCAGGGCGGCGACGCCGAGGCGGCCGTCGAGTACGGGCTGGCCGACGGCGTCGGCCTCGTCAACTCCTCGCGGGGGATCATCTTCGCGGGCGAGGACGCGGGCGAGGACTTCGCGAAGGCGTCCGGGCAGGCGGCCAAGCGGCTTCGCGACCGGCTGAACCGCCACCGCGAGTGA
- a CDS encoding heavy metal translocating P-type ATPase: MTHDEAGDGGREDRDPRGDPVPGPGDRDPAGEDSPATAADVTLSVPGMDCASCAAKVERSVSGVAGVTGVDPRPTTGTLSVATDGSVDRDAVVGAVEAAGYDVDDEFESLTLSVPDMDCASCAGKVSGALERVDGVRDLDTLPTTGTVTLRFDPDATTLAALVSAVEGAGYEVVSTSLDDDDGGSDDERSVWRSRRAYATYAAALLTGVGLVLANPLAPASAGPAVDLFGRAVRVGDLAYLGAVAVGGGAVFRNGYYSLRQRSLDIDLLMSVAILGAVAAGVGFDEPLYFEAATLTTLFSVSELLEGAAMDRARNSLRELMELSPTEATVVRDGAEETVPAEAVEVGETVVVRPGERIPRDGTVTDGTSAVNQAPVTGESVPVDKAPGDEVFAGTIVEGGYLELEVTAPAGEDTLSRVVELVEAAQSERSEREQFVERFASYYTPVVVAFAVVVAVGPPLALGAAWEEFVLYGLTLLVLACPCAFVISTPVTVVSGITAAARNGVLIKGGTHLEAMGDVDAVAFDKTGTLTKGELTVTDVIPLGDNSEDDVLRCARGLELRSEHPIGDAIVACADSAGVADRAVDDFEAVTGKGVTATLDGTPHYAGKPGLFADLGFDLSHVHAATDGGVVTRTSRAICERNNCLDLLSDTVPELQAEGKTVVLVGTEDDLEGVIAVADEVRPEAARTVERLREAGVRTVMLTGDNERTARAVGETVGVDEVRAELLPDEKVEAVEELLAEHDGVAMVGDGVNDAPALATATVGIAMGAAGTDTALETADVALLADDLSTLPYLRTLAERANGVIRQNVWTSLAAKAALAAAVPFGLVPIWFAVLAGDAGMTVGVTANASRLARVSPDDPGTGPATDADATGVAAADDTAA; the protein is encoded by the coding sequence ATGACGCACGACGAAGCGGGCGACGGCGGTCGCGAGGACCGCGACCCCCGCGGCGACCCGGTCCCCGGCCCGGGGGACCGCGACCCCGCGGGCGAGGACTCCCCGGCGACGGCGGCCGACGTGACGCTGTCGGTCCCCGGGATGGACTGCGCCTCCTGCGCGGCGAAAGTCGAGCGGAGCGTCTCCGGCGTCGCGGGCGTCACCGGCGTCGACCCGCGACCCACGACGGGGACGCTGTCGGTCGCGACCGACGGGTCGGTCGACCGCGACGCCGTGGTCGGCGCCGTCGAGGCCGCCGGCTACGACGTCGACGACGAGTTCGAGTCGCTGACGCTGTCGGTGCCCGACATGGACTGTGCCTCCTGTGCGGGCAAGGTGAGCGGCGCGCTGGAGCGCGTCGACGGCGTCCGCGACCTCGACACCCTCCCGACCACCGGCACCGTGACCCTCCGGTTCGACCCCGACGCGACGACGCTCGCGGCGCTCGTCTCGGCCGTCGAGGGGGCCGGCTACGAGGTCGTCTCCACCTCGCTGGACGACGACGACGGCGGGTCGGACGACGAGCGGTCCGTCTGGCGGAGCCGCCGCGCGTACGCCACCTACGCCGCGGCCCTGCTGACCGGCGTCGGACTCGTGCTGGCGAACCCCCTGGCGCCCGCGAGCGCGGGACCCGCCGTCGACCTGTTCGGGCGCGCCGTCCGCGTCGGCGACCTCGCGTACCTCGGGGCCGTCGCCGTCGGCGGCGGCGCCGTGTTCCGCAACGGCTACTACTCGCTGCGCCAGCGCAGCCTCGACATCGACCTGCTGATGAGCGTCGCCATCCTCGGCGCCGTCGCCGCGGGCGTCGGCTTCGACGAGCCGCTGTACTTCGAGGCGGCGACGCTGACGACGCTGTTCTCCGTCTCCGAACTGCTGGAGGGGGCGGCGATGGACCGCGCGCGGAACTCCCTCCGCGAACTGATGGAGCTGTCGCCGACGGAGGCGACCGTCGTCCGCGACGGCGCCGAGGAGACGGTGCCGGCCGAGGCGGTCGAGGTGGGCGAGACGGTGGTCGTCCGCCCGGGCGAGCGCATCCCCCGCGACGGCACCGTCACCGACGGCACCAGCGCGGTGAACCAGGCGCCCGTCACCGGCGAGTCGGTGCCCGTGGACAAAGCGCCCGGCGACGAGGTGTTCGCCGGCACCATCGTCGAGGGCGGCTACCTCGAACTCGAGGTGACGGCGCCCGCCGGCGAGGACACCCTCTCGCGGGTCGTCGAGCTGGTCGAAGCCGCACAGAGCGAGCGTTCCGAGCGCGAGCAGTTCGTCGAGCGGTTCGCGAGCTACTACACCCCCGTCGTCGTCGCCTTCGCCGTCGTCGTCGCGGTCGGGCCGCCGCTGGCGCTGGGTGCGGCGTGGGAGGAGTTCGTCCTGTACGGGCTGACGCTCCTCGTCCTCGCGTGCCCGTGCGCGTTCGTCATCTCGACGCCCGTCACCGTCGTCTCCGGCATCACCGCCGCCGCACGCAACGGCGTGTTGATCAAGGGCGGAACCCACCTGGAGGCGATGGGCGACGTGGACGCCGTCGCCTTCGACAAGACCGGCACGCTCACCAAAGGCGAACTCACCGTCACCGACGTGATCCCCCTCGGGGACAACAGCGAGGACGACGTCCTCCGCTGTGCCCGCGGGCTGGAACTCCGATCGGAACACCCCATCGGCGACGCCATCGTCGCCTGCGCGGACTCGGCGGGCGTCGCCGACCGCGCCGTCGACGACTTCGAGGCCGTCACCGGCAAGGGCGTCACCGCGACGCTCGACGGGACGCCACACTACGCGGGCAAGCCGGGCCTGTTCGCGGACCTGGGCTTCGACCTGTCGCACGTCCACGCCGCCACCGACGGCGGCGTCGTCACGCGGACCTCCCGGGCAATCTGCGAGCGGAACAACTGCCTCGACCTCCTCTCGGACACCGTCCCCGAGTTGCAAGCGGAGGGGAAGACGGTCGTGCTCGTCGGCACCGAGGACGACCTCGAAGGCGTCATCGCCGTCGCCGACGAGGTGCGCCCGGAGGCGGCCCGGACCGTCGAGCGCCTCCGCGAGGCGGGGGTCCGGACGGTGATGCTCACCGGCGACAACGAGCGGACCGCCCGCGCGGTCGGCGAGACGGTCGGCGTCGACGAGGTGCGCGCCGAACTGCTCCCCGACGAGAAGGTCGAAGCCGTCGAGGAACTGTTGGCCGAACACGACGGCGTCGCCATGGTCGGCGACGGCGTGAACGACGCCCCCGCCCTCGCCACCGCGACCGTGGGCATCGCGATGGGCGCGGCCGGCACCGACACGGCGCTGGAGACGGCCGACGTGGCGCTGCTCGCGGACGACCTCTCGACGCTGCCGTACCTCCGGACGCTCGCCGAGCGCGCCAACGGCGTCATCCGTCAGAACGTCTGGACGAGCCTCGCGGCGAAGGCCGCCCTCGCGGCGGCGGTCCCGTTCGGGCTGGTCCCCATCTGGTTCGCGGTCCTCGCGGGCGACGCGGGGATGACCGTCGGCGTCACCGCGAACGCGAGCCGGCTGGCGCGCGTGTCGCCCGACGACCCCGGGACCGGACCCGCGACGGACGCCGACGCGACGGGGGTCGCCGCCGCGGACGACACGGCCGCCTGA